The following are encoded together in the Candidatus Hydrogenedentota bacterium genome:
- a CDS encoding type II secretion system F family protein: protein VQMVRVGEETGQLQEMLLQVADTYDAEVQTAVKRMLTLLEPAMILGLGVIIAGIIMSILVAILSLNDLAF, encoded by the coding sequence GGTGCAGATGGTCCGGGTCGGCGAGGAAACCGGCCAGTTGCAGGAGATGCTGCTGCAAGTGGCCGACACCTACGACGCCGAGGTGCAAACTGCGGTCAAACGGATGCTGACGCTGCTGGAGCCGGCCATGATTTTAGGCCTGGGCGTGATCATCGCCGGTATCATCATGTCCATTCTGGTGGCGATTCTCAGTCTGAACGAT